A window from Onychostoma macrolepis isolate SWU-2019 chromosome 07, ASM1243209v1, whole genome shotgun sequence encodes these proteins:
- the LOC131543856 gene encoding E3 ubiquitin-protein ligase TRIM39-like yields MADHTKMEESQNKSIVLCDACHGNQKLSAVKSCLQCVTSFCETHLENHKTAARLIKHKLIDPVENLEDYICVKHEKPLELFCRDDRTFLCPICIEIGHNAHNIVPIEQESGDQRAQLKKTQAEVKVMIQDRIKKTEEIKSSEKVYQTNNVKILTALIERCQSELLEVIEQKQKAENQAEELIKELEQEITELKRRDTELEQLSHTEDHLHLLQMEPLNCRLYYICHCTCVSFAVNVILDPKTAYPKLILSKDGKLVKHSGSWRDVPNNPERFDSSACVLGKDGFSCGKIYYEAEVGEKTEWDLGVARESIQRKGKVTVCPENGFWCIWLRNGGEYVANESCPVPLSLKDKPQKVGVFVDYEEGLVSFYNVGSKTLIYSFTGQSFTEKIYPFFSPCNKRGDVNTKPLIIY; encoded by the exons ATGGCTGATCACACAAAGATGGAAGAAAGCCAAAACAAATCTATTGTTCTGTGTGATGCCTGCCATGGAAATCAAAAACTCAGCGCAGTAAAATCATGCTTGCAATGTGTAACATCCTTCTGTGAGACTCACTTGGAAAATCACAAAACCGCAGCAAGGCTCATAAAGCACAAACTGATCGACCCTGTGGAAAACCTGGAAGATTATATCTGtgtaaaacatgaaaaaccgCTGGAGCTATTCTGCCGAGATGACCGGACATTTCTCTGTCCCATCTGCATTGAAATAGGACACAATGCTCACAACATTGTTCCTATAGAACAAGAGAGTGGAGATCAGAGG GCTCAGCTGAAAAAGACACAAGCAGAAGTCAAGGTGATGATCCAGGATAGAATAAAGAAGACAGAGGAGATAAAAAGCTCTGAAAAGGTCTatcaaact AACAATGTCAAAATTCTCACTGCTCTGATTGAGAGATGTCAGTCTGAGCTGCTGGAGGTGATCGAGCAGAAGCAGAAAGCAGAGAATCAGGCTGAAGAGCTGATTAAAGAGCTGGAGCAGGAAATTACTGAGCTCAAGAGAAGAGACACTGAGCTGGAGCAGCTCTCGCACACTGAGGATCACCTGCACCTCCTACAG ATGGAGCCTTTAAATTGCCGCTTGTATTATATTTGTCACTGTACATGTGTTTCTTTTGCAGTGAATGTGATTTTGGATCCTAAAACAGCTTACCCTAAACTCATCCTGTCTAAGGACGGAAAACTAGTGAAGCATAGTGGATCCTGGAGAGACGTTCCTAATAACCCTGAGAGATTTGACTCCTCTGCCTGTGTCCTAGGAAAGGATGGGTTTTCCTGTGGGAAAATTTATTATGAGGCTGAAGTCGGTGAAAAAACTGAATGGGACTTAGGTGTGGCTAGAGAGTCCATTCAGAGAAAGGGGAAAGTAACAGTGTGCCCAGAGAATGGCTTTTGGTGTATTTGGCTAAGAAATGGAGGTGAATATGTGGCTAATGAATCTTGCCCTGTTCCTCTTTCTCTGAAAGACAAGCCCCAGAAGGTGGGGGTGTTTGTAGATTATGAGGAGGGTCTGGTCTCCTTCTACAATGTAGGGAGCAAGACTCTTATCTACTCCTTCACTGGTCAGTCTTTCACTGAGAAAATCTATCCATTTTTCAGCCCTTGCAACAAACGAGGAGATGTGAACACAAAGCCTCTGATTATCTACTAG